The Candidatus Saccharimonadales bacterium DNA window TCTATATCATTAGCCGGGCTTTATTTAAACTGTTATAAGCTTCATGAAAATCGCAGATATAGAGATTCCTCTTCAACACGAGCGCGGCTGGAAGTACCGGCTGTTTGAAATCATGCCTGGTCTGATCAGTTGGACGATATTAGCCCTGCCGATTGCTCTTAGTTTTGTCAGCCCAACCCTGGCAGCTTATTTTATTTTGCTGTTTATGCTGTCTTGGCTGGTTAAGGCCTTTGGCTACGCCTACCGTACTAGCCAGGGATATCGGCGTTTGAGTCGGTTGATGCGGGCGGATTGGCTGGGGATGCTCGACGATCTGAACCACCCTAAAAGCGCCTTAATAAAATTCGGGGAGATACCGAATAGCCGGCCCAAATGGCATAGGCGCAATCTGATAAAATTTGCGGCTCTTAATGAAAGCCTCCGGCCTAAGGATATAAACCAAATTGTTATCATCGCTACCTATAACGAGGCCCTGAATGTTTTAGAGCCGACCATTGAAGCCCTGCTAACCTCGCGCTATGACCCGCAAAAAATCAATCTGCTCGTGGCCTATGAGGAACGGGGTGGTCAAGCTCAGGAACAACTTGTCCAATTCTTAATTAAAAAATACGACTCCAAGTTTAAACTGGCAAAGGCAATCAAGCACCCAGCCGATTTGCCAGCGGAGGTGATAGGCAAGGGCCCTAATCTGACATTTGCCGGCCGGTGGCTAATTAGCTATCTAAAGCAACACAAGCTGGATCCGACCAAACATATCGTGACCACGCTAGATGCTGACCATCGGGTACACCCGAATTATTTCGCCTCGCTCACCTACAACTATCTAATAGACGAGGACCGAAAGTACAAATCCTATCAACCAATACCGATGTTCTTCAACAATATTTGGGACGCGCCGGCGCCGATGCGAGTGCTCGCTACCGGCAACTCATTTTGGAATTTAATCGTGTCCACGCGGCCACACCTGATGCGTAACTTTGCCGCCCACTCCCAGGGTATGGCCACCTTGATCGACACCGACCTCTGGACGGTTCGATCGATTGTCGAGGACGGCCATCAGTTTTGGCGAACCTACTTCCGCTATGACGGCCGTCACGACGTCGTGCCGATTTACGTACCGGTTTTTCAGGATGCCGTCTTAGCGGAAACCTACCGTAAAACCCTTAAAGCTCAGTTCATCCAACTCCGCCGCTGGGCTTATGGCGCCTCTGATATCGCCTACGTTATCAAAACCGGATTCTTAACGGCTAATAAAGTGGCAAAGCGCGATCTGTTTTTCAAGCTCACGCGGCTGGTCGAAGCTCACGTCAGTTGGGCGACGACGGCGCTGATATTGGCCGGTGCGGCTTGGCTGCCGATATTGATAAACCCGGATGCCCAGGATTCTATCATCGCCCACCAATTACCCCGTTTAGCCAGCGGTATTAACACGTTTATCGCGGGCGGTATTTTAGTAACTGTCTTCCTCAGCATGAAGATGTTGCCGCCCCGGCCGCCGCGGTATCGGGCCCACCGCAATGTCCTGATGGTGCTGCAATGGGTTTTGTTGCCAGTTTCCAGTATTGTGTACGGCTCGTTCGCGGCACTTTATTCTCAAACCCGGTTGATGTTGGGGCGGTATCTGGAAAAGTTCGACGTAACGGATAAAGTCCGCAAGTCTGAACTCAACGACTTAACGGACTAGCAGCTTTCTTAATTCGCTCGCGTCCAATGAATTAGTTTGATATGACAGATATTTGACGTATGACCGCGTATCAAAGCGCTTAAGCACCGTTAACACCGCTTGGGCTATATCTTTACTCGATAGGGTATTACCGGTCTCTGGCAGGCTCCTGAGCAGATTGGTTTCGATCGTGTCGGTCAGGGCAAAGGCCGCCTCGGGTTGTTTTAAGTGGTCAGTCGCCAGGATTAATGATCTCAACAACTTAGCCCGCGAGAATTTCTCGCGGTGTTTTTGTCGTTTTAACACCTCCAAAAAGCCCACCTCAACGGACTCTCTCGTGGTAAAGCGGCGTCTGCACTTCTCGCATCGGCGCCGACGCCAGACCTGACCACGACGGTTCGAGTGTCTGGAGTTACGAACCGTAGTATCAATGCTACCACAAAACGGACAAACCATGTCAACATATTGTCATATAACAATAAATGGGGCCAGTGGAAAACCATCTGAAAACGGGGATAACAAAACCACCGCCTCTGTTGGGCGGTGGTTTATCAGCGCGACGGTTGTGGTTAACTT harbors:
- a CDS encoding glycosyltransferase family 2 protein yields the protein MKIADIEIPLQHERGWKYRLFEIMPGLISWTILALPIALSFVSPTLAAYFILLFMLSWLVKAFGYAYRTSQGYRRLSRLMRADWLGMLDDLNHPKSALIKFGEIPNSRPKWHRRNLIKFAALNESLRPKDINQIVIIATYNEALNVLEPTIEALLTSRYDPQKINLLVAYEERGGQAQEQLVQFLIKKYDSKFKLAKAIKHPADLPAEVIGKGPNLTFAGRWLISYLKQHKLDPTKHIVTTLDADHRVHPNYFASLTYNYLIDEDRKYKSYQPIPMFFNNIWDAPAPMRVLATGNSFWNLIVSTRPHLMRNFAAHSQGMATLIDTDLWTVRSIVEDGHQFWRTYFRYDGRHDVVPIYVPVFQDAVLAETYRKTLKAQFIQLRRWAYGASDIAYVIKTGFLTANKVAKRDLFFKLTRLVEAHVSWATTALILAGAAWLPILINPDAQDSIIAHQLPRLASGINTFIAGGILVTVFLSMKMLPPRPPRYRAHRNVLMVLQWVLLPVSSIVYGSFAALYSQTRLMLGRYLEKFDVTDKVRKSELNDLTD
- a CDS encoding ATP cone domain-containing protein — its product is MLKRQKHREKFSRAKLLRSLILATDHLKQPEAAFALTDTIETNLLRSLPETGNTLSSKDIAQAVLTVLKRFDTRSYVKYLSYQTNSLDASELRKLLVR